The genomic stretch AATGCTGACACCAGGATCGTGACACTGAGCGTCACTGCAAACTCGCGAAAGAGTCTGCCGACAATATCTCCCATGAAGAGTAGTGGAATCAGAACGGCAATGAGCGATACCGTCAGCGATACGATGGTGAAACCAATCTGCTTCGAGCCCATCAGCGCCGCTTCCAGAGGAGGATGGCCCTCCTCAATGAAGCGGTTGATGTTCTCAATCATGACGATCGCGTCGTCGACGACAAATCCGGTCGAGATGGTCAGCGCCATCAGTGACAAGTTATCGAGCGAGTACCCAAGCAGGTACATCACACCAAACGTACCCACGATCGAAAGCGGCACGGCAACGCTGGGGATGATCGTCGCGGCGACGTGACGCAGGAAGATGAAAATCACCAGCACGACGAGAACGACGGTCAGCATCAGCTCGAATTCAACGTCTTTCACCGAAGCGCGAATCGTGATCGTGCGATCGGTAAGCGGACTTACAGTGACCGACGGCGGCAGCGTTGCCTTGAGTTGCGGCAGCAAGGCGTTGATGCGGTCGACGACGCTGATGATGTTCGCACCCGGCTGGCGCTGAACGTTCATGATGACCGCAGGTGTCTTGTTCATCCACGCGGCCTGCTGGTCGTTCTCGACTCCGTCTACCACGTTCGCGACATCCTGCACGCGAACCGGAGCTCCGTTGCGGTAAGCGATGATGATCGGTTTGTAATCCGCGCCGGAGTAGATCTGGTCGTTCGCTCCGATGCTGAAGGACTGATGCGGCCCCTGCAGATTGCCTTTTGCCTGATTTGTGTTCGCTGCCGCAAGTCCACTGCGCAGATCTTCGAGGCTCAGACCATACGACGCCAGTGCCGTTGGGTTCGCTTGAATCCGCACAGCGGGCTTCTGTCCGCCGCTGAGAGTTACTAGTCCGACTCCGGGAAGCTGCGAGATTTTCTGCGCCAGAGTTGTGTCGGCCAAATCCTGCACCTTGCTCAGAGGCAGTTCTTTCGAAGTGAGCGCAAGGGTAAGGATCGGCGTGTCCGCGGGATTCACTTTGCTGTAAATCGGCGGATTGGGCAGATCACGCGGCAAATAAGTGCCTGACGCGTTGATGGCAGCCTGGACTTCCTGCTCGGCGACATCGATGTTCTGTTCTAGGTTGAACTGCAGGGTGATGAGCGATCCACCATACGAACTGGTGGAGGTCATCTGATTCAGTCCTGGAATTTCGCCGAACTGGCGCTCCATGGGAGCAGTCACGGACGAAGTCATCACATCCGGACTGGCGCCGGGATAAAAGGTCAGAATCTGGATAGTTGGATAATCAACTTGCGGGAGTGCCGAAACGGGAAGCTGACGGTAAGCAACGATACCAGCGAGCATGATGCCGACCATCAGCAGCGATGTAGCTACTGGCCGCAGAATGAAGATGCGAGACGGATTCATGCTCAGCTAGCGCTACTTGCGCCCATAACCTGATCGGGAGGATTGATCTTCCCTGGAGGACCCGTGCGTTCCACCTCAACTTTGTTGCCGGGTTGCAATCTCTCTTGTCCATCGGTGATCACGAGTTCGCCGGGTTTGACTCCCGAATCGATCACAGAAACTGTGCCCTCGCTCAACGCAATCTTGATGTTGCGCGACTCCACCGTCTTGTCCTGCTTGATGACATACACGTATGTCCCTTGCGATCCACGCTGCACCGCAACCGCTGGAATCGTGATTGCGCTTTTGCGCACGTACACCTGTAAACGCGCGTTCACAAACTGGTTGGGATACAGCGCGTTATCACGATTGTCGAAGACAGCTTTAAGGCGAAACGTTCCGGTATTCGGGTCAATTTGATTGTCGATCGTCTCCAGCCGACCATCAGCGATCTGCTGCGTGTCATCGCGATTCCAGGCCTGCACTTCGAGACGGCTGGTGCGCATGTGTTGAAGCACATCCCGCAGATTGTCTTCGGGGAGAGTAAAGAGCACCGCAATCGGTTGCAGCTCGGTGATGACGAGCAGGCCATTTTGGTCAGAGGCATGCACCATATTGCCGGGATCGACCAAACGCAATCCAACCCTCCCGTCGATCGGCGACTTGATATGGCAGTACGTGAGGTTCAGCTTCGCATTATTGATTTGGGCGTCGTCAGCCCGAACCAGTCCTTCTTGCTGCGCCACCACAGACTGCTGTGTGTTGTACTGCTGCTGCGCGATTACCCCCTGCTTGTAAAGATCGGCGTAGCGCTGCAGGTCGCGCTGCGCGTTCTCAAGGTTCGCCTGGTCTTTATACTTCGTGGCTTCGGCCTGCGAGACTTGTACCTCGTAAGGACGCGGATCGATCAGCGCAAGCTCTTGTCCTTTTTGAACCTGCTGGCCCTCGCGAAAATTCACCGCCATTAATTGGCCATCGACGCGGCTATGAATCGTAACCGTGTAGTACGCCTGAACGTTCCCAAGTCCTTCGAAGTAAACCGGCACGTCGCGCTGCTGGGCCGGCGCTGCCGAAACTGGAACCGCGCGATTTGCATCGGCTCCCCCTCCCCGACGTCCACCGCCGCCACGTCCCTGCGCCTGGGCCTGCTCACCATGGGATTTCGAAAGTGTCCGCAAACCGAGCGCGCCGAGCACGATGAGCGCAAAAATCACAATCACCCAGATCACGGCTTTGCTGCTGGTGCGGCGCTCCGGCGGAGGCGGCACCAACTCCGGCTGGTGGAAGTCTTGTTCGGTAAGGTCTTGCGCCATATGCATAGGTTCGGCTCCGGCACCCGAGTCGAACCCTCTAATTTACAGCATCTCAGCGCATGACGATTCCTGGCTGAAGGGTCGGAAACTCTCGGAAGAGAATCGCGGCAGGTGCTGGCGTGCGTCGCTCTCATCGGCAGCGACTCTCGCCTTTCCACTATCTGATTAGACGAGTACGCCGAAAGAAAAGTAGTAACAAATGGGGGAGGAACTGAGGTTAAGTTTTGTTAAAGAAAGCGTTTAGACGCGGCCGAACCAGTGACAATACGCGTCAGAAACAATTGATGCCGACGATACTCGCCCAAGCTACTCGGCATCTTTGGTCTTGAGCCGCGATTTGTTTTCGTCGATGAAAGCGCGCAACTCGTCGATTTGACCGAGCAGTCGCATCCACTGCTCGTAATAGAGCGTGACAGGAAAGCGCCCGAGTCCGTACACGCTCACGCCACCTTTTTCGCTCACGCGAAATTCCAGTTTTCCGGTCTTGCGCGACGCCAGCTTTTGCTCCAGCTCTGCAATTCGCGCCTTAAGTTCTTCTGCGGTAGGTTCAGCCATGGAGAGATATTCTACCAATCGCCGTGTCCGTAGCAGCCGGTGCATTGCGACCGCATCCCCTGTTTCGCTGCTAACAGCGTAATAAACAGCGAAAACATACGAAAACGTGAGGGAGAAACGACCGGCAGTTCAAACAAACGGCTCTGAATCAAGTACTTGAAGTAGCACCGTCATTCAGCAATTTCCATCAGAACAGCGAAACCAAAAGGCAATAATAGCGAAATATTCGGAGATCGTCTCATTCGCTTATTCCTGATTTGGGAAGAGTGAACTGGCTCGCCGTAACTACATTAGATGCTGCAGGGGCGTTCCTTCGGTGCAAGAAATTGTCAGGCCGGCCGGCACCGCCTACTGCTCCAGTCTGCTCTGGAGCAGATCATCCTTTGCTTCGCGGCTCCGCAGCTTCAGTCACTTCTTCGGACCGCTTGGCATCGTGTCGGTCAATTTTTTGATGATCTCCTCGGCCGGCTTTCCGCCCTTGCACGTCGGATGACCAAAGCCGCTCGCGCTTACTCCGTTCTGGATGTCGAAGATCAAGTTATCGCTCTGGCCCGGCGCAACGCCCATCGGAACGGCGTCGAGTCCGAGCTTGTTGCGTACCTTCCACGCAATCACGTGATCGGTGCAAGAAGTGTCGCCGCTCACGCCGAGTCCGCCGACGAGTTTGCCGTCGTGCGTGTAGAGCGGCAGACCTCCGCCGAAGACGATCACGCCGCCGATAGCTTTGCCGACCATCGGGTCATCCGTCTGGCCAAATTTGGTTGGCGGACCGGCGAATGCTGCCGTCGGATTTGGACCCAGCATCGCGAGACCGTAGAGGCTGCCGCCAGGCTGCGCTCCCGAGTACAGATTTCCACTGGAGAGAGCGAAGTCATCGAGGCTGAGCGCATTCGCGGTGTTCGCTTTCTCCGCAGCAATGAGCCGGCTTCCCGGCCATTCTTTGGAGCGATCCGGACCGCTGAAGACTACAGCGCACACCGTGCCATCGCGATTCACCACCGCTGCCCACTCCTGATTTCCCATGCCGCCGTTCGCGTCCTTGCCTTCCTTCACGACCTGCGTCAGCGTGGTCTTGAGCTTGTTGTAGTCAGGGACCTTGGAGCAGTCGGTGCCCTGGGCAAAGCTCAACGGGGCGAGAATGCAAATTGACAGGGGGAAGATGAATGGTTTTACGACCATGTCGCTCAGTCTCATAAACTCTCTCCTGGGCTTCGACAGATTCAACAGTTCCAATCCGGAATTGGTCCTACGTTCCGCCGCATATTGCTGCCACTGATTCGTCCACTTGCTTTGGGTGGAACCCCGAACTTTACACGCGGCGGAAAATGCAAAACAGAACCGCCGGCGGTAGCCGGGGGGTCGGAGGTCGCCGAAAGGCGAAGTCCGAATGCAGCGATACTGCTGGCATTTGCGCAGAAACGCAGCCGCAACACACGCAGCTACCCCACCGTCTGGCGCCGGTTCCGTTACTTGGTCGCAACCGCATTTTCCGCAGCCTGTTTAGTCAGGGGCAAGGCTTTAGCCGTATCTCAACGAGCGCCATTCAATCGCGCTTTAGCTCCGGCCCACGCACGCGCGCTTCGCGCGTGCGCCTGCGCTAAAGCGCAAAGTGATACTTCGCCCTCGACATTCGCACGGCTTCTCAGCCGTGCTCACCCTTGGCTAAAGCCAAGGGCTTCCACCAAGAACCAAGACGTTCACCGCACCGTGTACAAATACGCCGCAATGTCCCGGCTATCCTGATCCGTCACTCCCATTTCGGGCATTACTGTGTTCGGCTCGATCGAGTGCGGATGCTGAATCCACCGCGTGATGTTCTCGGGCGTGTTCGGCACCTCACCGGCGATGAACACCCGCTCGTAAATTCCCGAAAGGGGAGGGCCGACCAGACCGTTCGCTCCGGCGACGCCCGGAATCGTGTGGCAGGTATAGCAGCCATACTTGCGAATCTTGTCTGGACCGAGCGCCGGGTTGCCGTGCAGCATCTTCGCCGCCCTCGCGTATGTCCTCGTCTTTCCCTGGCGTGCCCACGCGCTGAACAACAGCGCCACCAGAATGACGACGACAATCGAGACGAACGTCTGGACGGTTTTAGCGCGCATGAGCAGCTCCTTTGGCAGACTTCATGAGCGCAGCCATGCGCGTGTATTCGAAGCGGCGCTGCGATTCGCCCAGCCACGCGGCAAACAGCGCGAGTCCCACAACCAGCAAAACGACTCCGGCAGGCACCCACATAATCAGTCCGCCAAGCTGCTGATCTTGTAGCGGCGTGAGCGACCAGTTCTGCGCCGTGCTGACATACGTGGGATACCAGGCTCGAGGAGCAAATGTCAGCAGCGCGCCGAGGATGCTGTTGTGCGCCGCCGTCGTGAAGACGTACACGACCGCGGCTCCGTACCCGAGCCTTCCATGACGTCCATGAATCAAGGTCCACCAAAACAGGAGTGCGCTGCCGAGGAAGCACAAATGCTGTACCGCATGAACGGCTTCGTTGTGCAAGGCCGCTTCAAACAGCGAAGGAGCATGCCATATCCACAGCGCCAGGGCGTGAATGATCCACGCTGCTCCGGCAGAAGAAATCGCGATCCAGGTGCCGCGCCACGCTTTTGTCTTCGAGAGTTTCCCAAGGCCCTCGCGCCGGGACTGCGGCAGCGCCCACAAGAACGGTACCAGCGGTCTTCCCATTACGAGAAGCGGAGCAGCGATCAGCATGAGCAGCTCGTGCTGCGTCATGTGTACCCAGAACAACTGCTCACCTACAAGATGCACAGGAGAATCCAGCGCAATGATGAGCGCGAGGATTCCCGCGAAACAAGAAACAAACGGCCACGTCAGGAGACGTGCGCCTGCTCGTCGGCGCATTCGCGCATACCCAATCGCGTACAACGCTGCGGATACAAAAATGGGAATTACGACCGATGGCTCCCACGTCCACGTCGTGGCTGCTGCGTGTGCATCGTTTTCGTGCGCCCAAAGCGGAACTGCCGCGACACACAGCAGCGCTCCAAGCCAGATGATTCGAGTTGTGCGCAGCCGTCTCATTTCAGGAACACGGACTCAAGATCCATCGCGGCACCGCTCCGGCGATGATGATCACGGCAAAAAACAAACTCATGGTGATTCCAACCAGCGAAAGAAAGAACGCGCGATCGCGCGGCGCATGTCCCTGCTTGTCGGCCCGCTCCGGCATCTTCCGTTGTGTGCCGAATGCCAGCACGAATCCAGTCAGGGCCACGATGAAGCAGATGAGCGAGATGATGTGCAGCACGTAGAAATGTCCGGTCGAGCATGCGTGAGACGCGACTGCGTAGCTGAATCCCAAGTCGAAGGCCCATGCCACCGGACCGGCGGCTACCCCCCACCAGACGGCGAATTCGAGACGCGGCGTGTCGACGATCGGCTGGGTCTCAGTCATGGCTGCTCCGCGCACTCGACCACCCGCCCAATTCCGAATCAGGACCCCGCCCTCTGGGCCTGTCATCCTGAAGCGCATCTTCTGCGCGAAGGATCTCCCGAGATGTTTCGGACTTGATTGCCGCCGGCTTGGCTCCTCCACCATGCATCTCAACGCTGTTGACCGAATAGCCTGGGGAGTGCATTTCAGACTGAAGCATTTCGGGAGTTCCTTCGCGCAAAAGATGCGCTTCAGGATGACAGGACAGGGCAGTCGTGCTTCCCAAAAAAGGAGTCACGGCCGTTCGCGCACGGCCAAGGCCGTGCCCTCTCCAGTCCGACAATGAAGCTGCCCTCATCAAAACAACCTCGAAGCCCCATACACCACGAAATAAGTCACCAGCGCAATGCCCACGACGAAGTACCAGTACATCGAGTTCTCGTCGAAGTCGGTGAAGCGCGTTCCGTCCACGCGATCAGTGAACGCAAGCACTGCGAGCACAACCGTCTCGATGAAGTCAGTTAGTAAGTGGCCTGAGTGCACGCCCATCAGCACCCAGATCGTGGAGGCGTACGCATTCGCCGACCACTTGCAGTTCAAATTCGCGAACTCGAAACCGCGCAGGATGATGTTGACCAGGCCAAACAGCGCGAGAACGCTGAGCCAGATGCGGCAGCCGAGCACGTCCCCGGCGCGAGCTTTGCGGCGAATCAACCAAGCAGGAGCGAGGCTCAGGATGAAGACGATGCCGTTCGCCACTCCCCACGTCAGATTCGGCGGAAGCACTCCCGGGGGCCACTCGCTCGATCGCGTGCGGTAGTAGAAGTAGCAGGCCCAGACCATCGCGATCATCGAGCCTTCGATGAGCATGAAGAAGATGGTCCCCAGCCACACCGGATTGCGCGAGCCGAAGACAACGGTCGGCAGAGCGGAGACGTCGAGCGCAGGGCGTTCGCTTAGTCGCTCCATACTTCGGTCGCCTTTCTCTGGCGTGTCTCGCGCCACTTGGGCCAGTACCAGCCGATGAGGGTGATGATTACGGGAATCGATGTGTACTCTACCGAGTTCGCGCTGAACACCGAACCGACGAAGAGGCCGGTGATGGCAATCGCAGCCCAGAACGGCCATGCGCTCGGCTCGGGCGAGTCCATTTTGGAATCGGGATCGCCGTCGAGTGAATCGGTGATCAGCACCTCGCGAATGTCATCGCGCACTCCCGTCACGATCGGCTGATTGGGTTCGGCATCCCACAGCGCCTCGCGTCCGTTCACGGTCGGCAGCTCGGCGAAGTTGTAATGCGGAGGCGGAGACGGAACAGCCCATTCCAGTGACCCCGCCTTCCACGGATCTGGTCCCGCGATACGTCCATGCACGCGGCTCCAGAAAAAGTTGATGATGAACACCAGCACGCCGGCCCCCATGAGGAATGCGCCTACGGTCGCCAGCAGGTTCAGCCAGCCCCAGTTCATTTCGGGAAGATACGTGTACACGCGCCGCGTCATGCCGCGCAGCCCGAGGAAGTGCATGGTGAAGAACGTCATGTTGAAGCCGACGAAGAAAAGCCAGAAGTTCCAGTAGCCGAGCTTCTCGTTCATCATGCGTCCCATCATCTTGGGCAGCCAGAAATACAGAGCGCCGAACATGGGGAAGACCGCGCCGCCGATGAGCACATAGTGGAAATGCGCGACGACAAAGAACGTATCGTGTACCTGCGTATCGACCGGCACCGACGCCAGCATCAACCCGGAGAGTCCCCCGATCATGAAGACGAAGAAGAATCCCGCGATCCACCACATCGGGAATTTGAATTGCATCCGCCCTTCCCAGATAGTCGCAATCCAACAGAAGAACTGAACCGCAGTGGGAATGACGATCATCAGCGTCGCCGCCGTGAAGAAGCTCTCTCCCATTTGGGGAAGCCCGGTGGCGAACATGTGATGCACCCACACACCGAAGCCGATGAATCCGATGCTGATGGTCGAGACCACGAGCGCGAGATATCCGAAGATGTGCCGCCGCGTGAAGCACGTGACCAGCGTGGTCACAATCGCCGTTCCGGGAAGGAAGATGATGTAAACGTCAGGATGGCCGAAGAACCAGAACAGATGCTGGTATAGCAGAACGTCTCCGCCTTCAGCGGGATTGAAGAACTGTGTGCCCACCGTGCGATCCAGCAGCAGCATGCTGCTGGAAAGCATCACTGCCGGCATGGCGAAGATCACCATGAACGACAGCACCAGCTTTTCCCAAAGAATCATCGGCATGCGGTTGAGCGACATGCCTGGCGCGCGATGCTTCAGGATCGTCGCGGCCAGGCACACCGCAGTCGCGAGCGCCGAGGTCTCGGTGAAGGTAATCATCTGCGCCCAGAAATCGACGCGCTTTCCGGGAGAGAAATCCGGACCAGATAGCGTGACGTAGGCGAACCATCCGCGATCGGCGCCTGTATTCAGCAGCAGTCCGACCCAGAAGAAAATGCAGCCGAACAGATAGATGTAGTAGCTGAAGGCCGCCAGCCGCGGAAACGCAATGTTGCGCGTGCCCACGATGAGCGGAACAAGATAAATTCCAAATCCCTGGAACAGCAGCGGAACGGCGAAGAGAAAGATCATCGTGCTGCCGTGCATGGTGAAGAACTGGTTGTACTTGTCAGGCCCGAGGAAGCGATTCTCCGGACGCGCTAGTTGCAGGCGCATCAGCATCGCCAGTAGCCCGCCGAGCACGAAGAAGATGAACGCGGTGACGATGAATCGCGTGCCGATGCTGGTGTGATGGATTTTGGTGAACCATCCAAAGAAGCCGGTCGGCTCCTTCCACGCGCGCTGGAGACGTAGCTGCCGATCGGCGGTTGGCGGCGGGACTACCGGCGGCTCAGCAACGGCCATTTTCGGGTTGGATGAAGGCGTCATAAGGTGCTATTCAGTCAGTCGCTCAGAGCAACGATTGCAGCGCCGCAGCAGCAACGGAACCGGCGCCGGTAGGCGCTGGGGCAGCCGCGCGTTTGCGGCTGCGTTTCTCCATGCTGTGTACGACTTTTCAAATCTTTCTTCTTCCGCTTTTCGGGTGGAAGCCCCCGACTTGAGTCGGGGGCGCACGGCGTAAGCCGTGCGTCTAACCAGCCAACCCACATTGCTTTAGCGCCGGCCCACGCACGCGCGCTTCGCGCGTGCGCCAGCGCTAAAGCGCATGTTTCGTTCGACTGCGATAAATCGCGAGGCTTACGGCCTCGCGACCCCCGACTCAAGTCGGGGGCTTCCACCCAAAAGCTTCCACCCAAAAAAGCTATCGTTCCTTCCCTACTGCAAACTTCTCAAGTACGTGACCAGCGCATCGAGATCGGCCGGTGCTAACGGATTCGCCGGCATCAACACGCCGGGCTTTATTCGCTGCGGATCCGTGATCCATCCCGCCAATGATCCCGGAGCGTTGCTGATCGCTGTCGCTGCCAGCAAGCGCCGGCTGCCGACGTGTGTCAAATCGGGACCAACTCTCGAGCCTGCATCTGTTCCGCGAATGGTATGGCACAGAACGCAGGAGTGAGTTAGAAACACATCGCGTCCATGCACCTCCTTCACATCCTGCGGTTGAACCGACGGCTTGCGCTGCTGGTTGAGCCATGCCTGAAACTCGTCCATGGTCTGGGCGACGATCTCGAATCCCATGTGCGCGTGCTGCTCGCCGCAGAACTCGGCGCATTGGCCGTGATAAATGCCGGGCTTGTCGATTTGGAAGGTGAACGCCGACTGATATCCGGGCAGCAGGTCGCGCTTGCCGTCGATGTTCGGAGCCCAAAAGCTGTGGATCACATCGCGGCTGGCGGTGAGTACCACAATGGGCTTGCCCACGGGAATGTGAATCTCGTTCGCGCTGAGAACGGTCAAATCCGCCTGCGGATTGGGATAGCGCAGCTCCCACCACCATTGGTGGCCGGTGACTTCAATCGTGATCGGATTCTTTGAGGTGAGGCCTTCGGTAGTCTTGCCGGTCACGATGCTGAGCGCGAGCACGACGAAGAGCGTGACGACGGTGATTCCCAAAGCGATACTCACTCCCACTTTGGCCCGACGGTCTCCCGGCTCGTTGCTCTCCATCACCGGAGCCATCTCTTCTTCATCGACATTCGACTTCGCCAGGCCTCCGGCGAAGAAGGCAATCACCAGCACGAAGACTACAAGGCAGATCCAGAAAATGAACCAGTAGAGCCACTCGATGTCGGACGCCTGCTTGCTGGCCGCGCTCCAGAGCATCGAGTGATTGCTCTGGCACCCTGCCAGAAGCAGGAGCGTGGCATACGCGGCTGCGCGGGGGAGCTTCATTGATGCGTGGGAGCTCCTGTAATGCCGGTCGGAGTCTCGCGCGGCGTGTTCGCTTCAGGCTTCTTGCCGGACATGTGATCGCTGCGGCCAGGCGCGACATCTTTGGCCAACTGCCCGCTGAGCGAGCGCACGTAAGCAACGATCTCCCATCCCTGGTCTTCGGGAATGCGCCCGCGCCACGCGGGCATGCCGTTCGGACGGCCTTCCATGATGCTTGCGAAGATGTTCGCGGGCTCGCCGCCGTAGATCCACTGGTTGTCCATGAGCGGCGGACCGATGCCGCCGCCGCCATTCGAGTGGCAGCCGACGCAATTGAATTCGCTAAAGAGCCGCTTGCCTTCCGAAACTGCATAGGCGCTCTCTTCGTACGAATTCGGGACAGGCGGCGCAGCGATCTGCTGTCCGCCGGGATGGAGGTCGCTGACCTGGATCGTGTTCACCACACCCGCAGAGGGAGGGGCTTCGCGGAAGCGGCGGTCTTCACGCTGACATGCGATGAGCAGCAGCAACGCTGCGCCGACGAGGAAAAATGCGAGGCGTTCGAGGCGCATCAGTTCCCCCTCGCTGCTGCCGGCTGATCTTCGATCAGCGGCACGCCGTATTTGCGCAGAATGCTTTCGACTTCGCGCTGATGCCGATCGAGGAAGTGCTGGAGCTTATCTCTGAGCTGCGTATTGCCTTTCCGCACGCCCATCGAGATCGCGAACGTGAACGGCAGTCCCGGAGGATCGACTTCGGGCTGCACCGGCGTGAGCGTGAGCTTGCCTGCGTATGGCTTCGCAAAATACCCCGCGAGCGGTCCCCAGACCACGGCCGTATCTACCTTTCTGTTTGCGACCGCGCGGATGATCGAGGGCGCGTCAGCGCCGGTGGTCTCGAATCCAACAATGTTCGCCTGCATTCCTCGGCGCGCCAGCGCATGCGCCGGGGGAGCGTAGTCGTCGTCGAGCACCTGCACGCCGACTTTCATGCTGTGCAGCTCAGGATCGTTGAAGCTCGTGGGCTGGACGCGCGCGCTGCGCCGTGACACAAAGACGTAGGTCGAGCGGTAATACGGGCGCGTAGTCAGCATCTGCGCGTAGTTCGCCGGGATGCCGACGACCATGTCGCATCTGCCGCTGCTTAGATATTCGCGGACGAAGCCGCGTCCCATGCGCTGCCATTGATAGCTCAGGCTCGCGTGCATGTCACGGGCGACGAGCTCGGCAAGGCGGTTCTCGAACCCTTGCTGCTGGCGGTTCGAGAAAGGCATGTTAGCCGGGTCG from Terriglobales bacterium encodes the following:
- a CDS encoding MdtA/MuxA family multidrug efflux RND transporter periplasmic adaptor subunit, with translation MAQDLTEQDFHQPELVPPPPERRTSSKAVIWVIVIFALIVLGALGLRTLSKSHGEQAQAQGRGGGGRRGGGADANRAVPVSAAPAQQRDVPVYFEGLGNVQAYYTVTIHSRVDGQLMAVNFREGQQVQKGQELALIDPRPYEVQVSQAEATKYKDQANLENAQRDLQRYADLYKQGVIAQQQYNTQQSVVAQQEGLVRADDAQINNAKLNLTYCHIKSPIDGRVGLRLVDPGNMVHASDQNGLLVITELQPIAVLFTLPEDNLRDVLQHMRTSRLEVQAWNRDDTQQIADGRLETIDNQIDPNTGTFRLKAVFDNRDNALYPNQFVNARLQVYVRKSAITIPAVAVQRGSQGTYVYVIKQDKTVESRNIKIALSEGTVSVIDSGVKPGELVITDGQERLQPGNKVEVERTGPPGKINPPDQVMGASSAS
- a CDS encoding heme-binding protein; amino-acid sequence: MRLSDMVVKPFIFPLSICILAPLSFAQGTDCSKVPDYNKLKTTLTQVVKEGKDANGGMGNQEWAAVVNRDGTVCAVVFSGPDRSKEWPGSRLIAAEKANTANALSLDDFALSSGNLYSGAQPGGSLYGLAMLGPNPTAAFAGPPTKFGQTDDPMVGKAIGGVIVFGGGLPLYTHDGKLVGGLGVSGDTSCTDHVIAWKVRNKLGLDAVPMGVAPGQSDNLIFDIQNGVSASGFGHPTCKGGKPAEEIIKKLTDTMPSGPKK
- a CDS encoding c-type cytochrome, whose protein sequence is MRAKTVQTFVSIVVVILVALLFSAWARQGKTRTYARAAKMLHGNPALGPDKIRKYGCYTCHTIPGVAGANGLVGPPLSGIYERVFIAGEVPNTPENITRWIQHPHSIEPNTVMPEMGVTDQDSRDIAAYLYTVR
- a CDS encoding cytochrome c oxidase assembly protein — protein: MRRLRTTRIIWLGALLCVAAVPLWAHENDAHAAATTWTWEPSVVIPIFVSAALYAIGYARMRRRAGARLLTWPFVSCFAGILALIIALDSPVHLVGEQLFWVHMTQHELLMLIAAPLLVMGRPLVPFLWALPQSRREGLGKLSKTKAWRGTWIAISSAGAAWIIHALALWIWHAPSLFEAALHNEAVHAVQHLCFLGSALLFWWTLIHGRHGRLGYGAAVVYVFTTAAHNSILGALLTFAPRAWYPTYVSTAQNWSLTPLQDQQLGGLIMWVPAGVVLLVVGLALFAAWLGESQRRFEYTRMAALMKSAKGAAHAR
- a CDS encoding cytochrome c oxidase subunit 3, translating into MERLSERPALDVSALPTVVFGSRNPVWLGTIFFMLIEGSMIAMVWACYFYYRTRSSEWPPGVLPPNLTWGVANGIVFILSLAPAWLIRRKARAGDVLGCRIWLSVLALFGLVNIILRGFEFANLNCKWSANAYASTIWVLMGVHSGHLLTDFIETVVLAVLAFTDRVDGTRFTDFDENSMYWYFVVGIALVTYFVVYGASRLF
- the ctaD gene encoding cytochrome c oxidase subunit I produces the protein MTPSSNPKMAVAEPPVVPPPTADRQLRLQRAWKEPTGFFGWFTKIHHTSIGTRFIVTAFIFFVLGGLLAMLMRLQLARPENRFLGPDKYNQFFTMHGSTMIFLFAVPLLFQGFGIYLVPLIVGTRNIAFPRLAAFSYYIYLFGCIFFWVGLLLNTGADRGWFAYVTLSGPDFSPGKRVDFWAQMITFTETSALATAVCLAATILKHRAPGMSLNRMPMILWEKLVLSFMVIFAMPAVMLSSSMLLLDRTVGTQFFNPAEGGDVLLYQHLFWFFGHPDVYIIFLPGTAIVTTLVTCFTRRHIFGYLALVVSTISIGFIGFGVWVHHMFATGLPQMGESFFTAATLMIVIPTAVQFFCWIATIWEGRMQFKFPMWWIAGFFFVFMIGGLSGLMLASVPVDTQVHDTFFVVAHFHYVLIGGAVFPMFGALYFWLPKMMGRMMNEKLGYWNFWLFFVGFNMTFFTMHFLGLRGMTRRVYTYLPEMNWGWLNLLATVGAFLMGAGVLVFIINFFWSRVHGRIAGPDPWKAGSLEWAVPSPPPHYNFAELPTVNGREALWDAEPNQPIVTGVRDDIREVLITDSLDGDPDSKMDSPEPSAWPFWAAIAITGLFVGSVFSANSVEYTSIPVIITLIGWYWPKWRETRQRKATEVWSD
- the coxB gene encoding cytochrome c oxidase subunit II; this encodes MKLPRAAAYATLLLLAGCQSNHSMLWSAASKQASDIEWLYWFIFWICLVVFVLVIAFFAGGLAKSNVDEEEMAPVMESNEPGDRRAKVGVSIALGITVVTLFVVLALSIVTGKTTEGLTSKNPITIEVTGHQWWWELRYPNPQADLTVLSANEIHIPVGKPIVVLTASRDVIHSFWAPNIDGKRDLLPGYQSAFTFQIDKPGIYHGQCAEFCGEQHAHMGFEIVAQTMDEFQAWLNQQRKPSVQPQDVKEVHGRDVFLTHSCVLCHTIRGTDAGSRVGPDLTHVGSRRLLAATAISNAPGSLAGWITDPQRIKPGVLMPANPLAPADLDALVTYLRSLQ
- a CDS encoding c-type cytochrome; protein product: MRLERLAFFLVGAALLLLIACQREDRRFREAPPSAGVVNTIQVSDLHPGGQQIAAPPVPNSYEESAYAVSEGKRLFSEFNCVGCHSNGGGGIGPPLMDNQWIYGGEPANIFASIMEGRPNGMPAWRGRIPEDQGWEIVAYVRSLSGQLAKDVAPGRSDHMSGKKPEANTPRETPTGITGAPTHQ
- a CDS encoding quinoprotein dehydrogenase-associated putative ABC transporter substrate-binding protein; translation: MSPLRWVATAVAMLIFAIPVLAQPQLRVCADPANMPFSNRQQQGFENRLAELVARDMHASLSYQWQRMGRGFVREYLSSGRCDMVVGIPANYAQMLTTRPYYRSTYVFVSRRSARVQPTSFNDPELHSMKVGVQVLDDDYAPPAHALARRGMQANIVGFETTGADAPSIIRAVANRKVDTAVVWGPLAGYFAKPYAGKLTLTPVQPEVDPPGLPFTFAISMGVRKGNTQLRDKLQHFLDRHQREVESILRKYGVPLIEDQPAAARGN